CCAAGTGAGCAACTCAGAAATTTAACTATGATTACAATTTCTTTTCCAGAAGTGTTTTATACTTGCGTTTACCCTTTGCTGTATATAAATAAGGATACTCATGGACTATAAACGTGCATGTTACCTTTAAATCAAGGGCTGGAGGTGTATAATGTTGCATAAAGGGGAACACACTTTGTTAGGTCGATTgaatattattactattattagtactattattattatcacaataattgttgttgttattattattattattattattattattattattattattattattattattatcattatttccgtttttattattcttcttcttatattattttttatcattataattatttttattattagtagtagtattattacaattattattatattattattattattattattattattattattattattattattattattattattaatatcgttGCATGTTATCAATTTTTAATGTGTTTCTGATCTGATATTTTGCGATACAATTCGAAATATTTTATCTTAGGTGAAAGGAAATGTTGTATGTAGATTTTAAGTCAAATCCTACTTTTgtgatgtaaatattgtaaaatttcgGAGAGCACTTACAACAAGGTTAAGACTTTCATCACATAGAATAGAAATCGAAGCCGGTAGATGGTATAAACCCGAATCTATACGTTCATTTCTTGTTagaatgtacattgtataatgatttaagaaaacaatacatcagtaaatattattggaaaagaccaaatgtactgaaatttgttgaacttattGCCAGTGATAGGAAAACTACATGTAGAAAATTATCGATGTATGTACATAAAccttttgaattaagaaatagttttttttatatttaacatatgtaaTAAGTCAGTATCTGTATAGCAGCCACAGTCTCATCGCTGTGataatattatagtattatatatattatggtttgaattatataataatatagtgttAGTTATTGCAAGAAAATGTATCTATGAGCGTGTATTTGACCACTGATCTATGAATTGTcatgatatgtgtatatatgcctAATTCTTGTACGCTCATTGGCTAtggcctttatgcatttgaaataaactatgaaactatgTAGGTTGAAAACATTCTTTACCATAAGGAATAACTATCGTCTTATATCTTTCAATATACACAAAGTATCTATAACAAATTCAAATCAACgcagattttgaaatattaaaataacatttacaataaGTAAGGAAGAAAATATGTGAAACAAGCATTGTTTGAGTAcaattgcatatttattttcattcaatcGCATCCTAAGTGTGTGTCTTAAGTTTATATTCCTTAATCTGTTTAAAGAACAATACAGAAAGTGTATGGCAATCTTAATTATTAACAGGCGCCCCTCATATATCAGCAAACTGCCTTGTATTGTGATTTATTCAGCAACTAATTGTTTGGGCGCGCGGAACATTGGTACTAAACGAGGAAACATACTCTCtttgatatattataatttgGTGCGAGTTTGTACCTTAGGCTACATTATGTGACCGTTAGATTAAAACGGCTGAGCTCTACTTCTTTATGTTGTGTTCGAAATAACTAGAAATGAAGCGTACATCGAATATACTGATGGTGTATTCATCTAGTCTTGTCGACTTATTTGATATCGACCTAACGAGTTCGAACACGACATATTGTCAAAGCTTTGTCGACTCGTAACTTATTTAGTAAATGTTGCAAGCAATTGTGAATCAACAAAACGagttgaaaatgatttttttgtaataattattaccGGACTTGACATAAATTCTATGAAGACTAGAATTTCATCAAGTTCCATTGCATTTAGGTTAAAATGGGGCTTCTTTGATTAGACTTACTCACCTTGTGTTAACTTTACATGGTCTATATTCCAAAAAGAGGAAGATTATTCGGAGTCATAAACATCAACCAAATTGCATGGATGTGGGGGCTATGGCTCTGGCCtgtttaatgataaagaaatatGCCATTGATTACCCTTGCGTCGTTGTTTTTCACTTTCGCCTAATGACCCATTATCAATCTTGACTTAGATTGTATGCTGACAAACCAAAATTCATTAACATAAGAACTTAAAGGAAAATTTTCTTTCACTGGATCtagtgacctactttttgatAACAAACAACATAGTATCAAAgatgacctagattttataaaacaattgtcgTTGATTCTTGACCAAACTTGTGGTCTCAAGACTGTTAacgataattatataataatcatcacttacacatttgtttattttgcatataactTAAGTGGAACATTATTTAACCTAGTTTAACTAAGCAACCTGATTGATGTGTTACGATTACTGTCTTTACTGTGATTATAATAGTTCGTGCGGGGCAATACTTTCCTCGTGACACTGGCCCCTGATTCAGTTGcatctttttatttcagtgtaagatcgtattttaagATCGAGAGTGATAGAATAAACGATATTTTATGAtctttactgaaataaaatacgatcatACACGGAAATcatgtttcttttattgttgTTTCCGGAGAAAATCCCCTCTTTGCATTTCCAGGTGCTACACTGCTACCCGTGGGACTCCCCTTAGGTACAGATTTGATCGCCAATTACGATAATTGTAATCCCTATGCCGGCATGtgaagaaatattgtttacccTTATTTCCGTTCAAGcattatataaacatagatCAATACTTTGTATACAAAATGCAGTaatcttcaaaatattgaagttaaaattCAAAACAGAATAAATTAAACAGCGCATGAATTAATCTGAACAAATTACCCTGGTCACATTTTATTGAATGAGATATTTGAATGGTCAAATGTgtaatcaaaacaaatgtggtTGTCGAGATTGTTCTCATGGTATTCAATGACTATCATTGTCAGAAATCAGCCTGATTCGTCTTTAGACGGGTAGTTTTGGGGAGGTTCATATTAAAAACcgtatgaaaaaaatcaaatacataatataacatcGACTCAATATtctatcatttgttttcattacaatGGTTTTGTTCAAAAGCAACTGTTCAGATATACACCttcaatgaaatgtttgaaatataacaaaatagcaTAGTGCCCTGATAAATTGTGAAAACCTGAATAAAAGAATGTATTAAAAACGCAAATACATTTCCTGCagtaaaaagtttaaatacagTAATAGGCACGATGCGTTCGTTAAAAACTGGtacaaaatgttatgttgaaCTGTTAATGCTATCAACAAAATGCAGCTAGGCCAGGTCAGGCCTGGCCGCCAACTTTATGCTGCTTTGCCGCTATAACACTTGATTTCTAGTCTACCAACTTCATACTGATAAGCCGCTAAGCCGCCATGTTCATATACATCCAAAATGACTACTCAAACCCCCTTTGTCACGTTCGATAAAAGGCCATGTCggataaacaaatataaacgtTCAAACGTCTACGTTTTATACCATGCAGTCATAATCAGACTTACAGGTGGAGTTCTTGTGTTTGCTCAACAGTGTTGGTTCTCTGATGAAAGATAGAGGAAAATATGGCCTATTATATACTCTCTTATAGTTTTAATTTGTGTGATACCTTATCAACGTTTTTTTTAACCATTGATCATTTAAGCGTACGTTTCACactaaaattacttttttacgAGTGTCTTTTGTTAGTGTAAGTACTTTAATGTTAGGACTGTCGATTTAGACGTGTATGCTGGCTGTATTTTAAATTAGAGTAAATCTTTATTGAAGTTTAGTAGAATCAAGAAAAATTAAGGGTGTATCTGCTCAATTGATGATACcagtattgtattaaaatgtacatgtcattgtataatgtatataagCTTTCGCAGCTTTGAAAGAGTTCGGACAGAAACAGGGCAAGCAGTCGCCAATTTCGAAAGGCATCCATCACACAAACAAACTTGGCATACtagaaatatacatgttatgttAAAGGTAAATGAACTGTCGGTTTACCAGTTATGGAGCTATGGGttatgttaaaagaaaaaggaatatattttccattattaGGGAACGTCATCTTTACAATAATTTACTTAAGAGTATATGTGCAAAGTTTTGTGCAATCTGTTTCTTAAACATCACAAACCccaaaaaatcaatttaaatttcattaaatgcGTTTTGAATACCGCATTATGTCGAAACCACGGAAGAAAAAAGGGAACCATAGTTAAGTTGATGATTCAAGAGCAAGATGTACGACGAGTAGGTACTAAACAGCGCATCATTTAAAGGATGACTTATAAAGTTGTGTGTGTTCATGTGATGGtataaatcaatcaaatattacatttgtattgaCCATTTTCAAGTTGTTGACCAAGGTTTTAACAAAAGTCATTAAAGATCAGTAGTTGCCATCTGACAACGgctacttttattttttgaaatactgTTAATGGCAACACAAACGCTGACAACGGAACTGGACTACATGTTGTGATGGAGAGTGAATTACTGGACCAAATGAATGACGAAATGAAAAGGGCTGTTACACCTGTGACAATTTTTATTGGAATTGAAACATTTCTGGGATTTTTTGgcaatttatttgtattgtacGTGTTCATAAAACGTTACCATGACTGTAACTTTCGCTACTTTGTGCTGTGCCTCGCTTTTCTGGACTTTATAAGCACACTGACCACAATGCCTGGGGAGATCATCACGCAGCAATTCTGGTACAAGTATCCATTTCCCGTCGTCTGTAAAGTCAAGTCATTTTTCAACGTATTCACGGTCACAGGGGAGGCCCTATGTCTGTGCATAATCGCTGTCGAACGACATAGGAAGGTGTGTGCGCCATTTAGATGGCAGATCAGGCCTCGCCAGGCGCTTATCCTTTGCGGCGTCATCTACTGCGTGGCTTTCGTTGTTTCCCTCCCGGCCTGGTTTCTGTGGGGAAGCCAACAGGACGTTAGGTTATACAACGGAAGAAATGTAACCGTCACTGTCTGTGGAAAGGATTCCAATTATGAAAACAGTAGACAACCTTTAGTTTTCGGTACATCCCTGTCTGTTTTATTTGGACAATGCCTGATAGTTATGCTCGTTCTATATATACTAGTAGCAAGGAGACTCATCTTAGGTCGTCCATCGGCTCAAAGGCGCCACATCTCTTGCGCGCCAACGGTAAGCAAGTTGTCTATGTCACAaagaaaatcaaatcaaaacaccGAGATAAGCGATGAAAGTGGCTTTACTAACTCGGACGTATCAACAAGAAAAGGAAAATCAACCACAGAGTCAAGCAAAACGGAAAGCCGGTCTCTGGATGATGAGAGCGAAGCGGTTGACAAAGATAAAGTTTGTGTCACGGACGCCGAAACAACATGCGAGGATGGAGCGTTGGAAGTCCGTCACAAACAACGGATCCGGCGTAGACGTCGCGACAAAGCGAATATTGTTCGCCGAAAAACGTacatcatgtttgttttgacaatCATATTCATTGTCACAACAATTCTGTATTTGACGTTATTAGCGTTTATATCAGAAGAAATCTTGAAGAGTTTAAATATCTATGAAAAAACCGTGTATTTGTTCTTCTTTAGACTTGTGTTTATAAACCATGCTATCAACCCTTTTGTGTACGGCTGCCTTGACCctaagtttaaacaaatattaggagatattaaaaatatgttttaagtagCTAAGGAAAGGTTGCTTAAACTGTATTGCCAGCTAGATCGCCATCATCAGAATTCGATACAAAAAGTACAGCGTAGCCACGAATAAACTGCGGCATTTAAAACTTAAAGGGGACCTTCTGAAGACGTGCGTTCATTCATTCCATCCGGAACATATGTGCTCTAGACACCAGGGATTGTCCCTCAACTCTTGTGATGTTCGTATTAGTGTTAAATATTGCATTCTGGTGTAATTTACGCATACTTTTTCTACCATATTCACATGAAAAGACACTTTGACAATTGCGTGTATTCCCATGCAATGCAGAATTCCTCTAGGAAATGAAATTTAAGAATATTGTTATTCAAATTCgaaattgttacatattttgtttatacgACGATCTATATTTTTATCACTATTGCAAATAGCAATTCATGTAATTCCAAAGGCAAATTCTCTGTGTACATGCAATATATACATGGTcgttttcagtttttatttagatttagtAATGTATGCCCGTATTGGTCATAATAAGAGGAAATGCGTAACTGTATTGTTGTTGGGTTTTTTCTTAACAGTGTTTTAATTTCCGTCTTTAACTTTTAAGTCAGGAACATAATAGCTATTACTTCTTGTATGtccatatatgtataataaagttAAGAGTTATCATCCCAGAATGATACggaaaacatatgttttgttattgacGTAAACAACGttttggacaacatttgaattacaatccagttattgttttaaactatgAACATCAGACACAGTCAgctttagaaaataaaaatttagataaaaagcatcattgtacgaAATTGCtaacaaatgaagaaaacatcaaaattagaaacgacatgtattagctaaacTTTTCatgattacctatgtaaaatatttgaagaaaggGACGTCACAGGCCCGAACATTCCTAGCCAACCAATGagggttttaaagataacttgaatttgcaaaattttcataaaatcaaaggactgaaagttCAGTTATGTAAGGACGCTATATTCAACCTTATACTTTGTTTTAggaattcattttcattttcaaaacctaGAAGGTAAGTACTTTTCAAAGTATCGCCGTTATATCCACGGTTTGAATAAAATCCAAgcaattcattaagtctatctgcccaactatcTGCTggaataattttctttaaaacatcaccataaaatatggatggtcaatactattagcaatcagtgatttaagtctttattgtactttgatataatataattatgaccataaatattttttcgaaAGTCTCCTTGATTTGtgatatctgaaaccctgttttagaatcTTTTCCGTCATTAGTTTACTGCTAGAgctgaaaaacatatataatattgcaTCTGTAAAGTGTAGTTTACGTAACCACTGTTATCAAGAATATCATTAACCTTGCAACATTACTAAAACCTGtaattgtacatatatttttaaaaacacagaCTAGAAATGTGTTGTAACCCTCGAAACAAATGTGTTCCTTAACATACTGATTgtgaagcagtttccgacagtttttatacgtttttattgaattatgcatacgtgtttaaatacctgctaaaattgttcacattttagataactacagctcaagctgctattgtcaATATATTGGTCCCATGTTTGACGTCACACATAGTGTGAAGaggggcgcaaagagggtacatacactgttctgattagcttgtgatAAGAATCAGTTTCCGACAAATGGAATGCGGGGCAGATTTAAGGTacctattgtgtgtttttattatccgtttatttaatgtactaaatataagactgttAAGAGAgaaataagttttaatttttcagcatttacgaaaaatttaaaccttaaaatttacgacagCCAATTCATGCTTTAAATCAAGCAGACattgaatatcaatgatattttggtTAATTTCTGATAGAAACTTGTGTTTGCATACGTTTAAGTGAATGTGGGAGCGAAACAAGCACGACACCAGTGTTcataaatatgtacacaatgaacATCGTTTTTATAAGTCAGTTTAGGAAAACCTTATAGCTTTTCATAGATATGGAAAGTAGGTTCGCACGCACGCGCAATACGCTGCGCGTGCCGATCCCCCatgtgcaagtttgtgtacaatatgaaaaataaacattaaacattaaaaataatacgtGTCTCGATAAGAATTTCAccttttgattgcctagttacGACATACTTGAATTGCAGTACCTCCTTATTAATATCAAAAGAAAGTACTCGATAAAGCGATTTGTTGAAGTGCAGAAAAGAAATGCTTACACGTTacattgtttgtcttttttgtctTAATTTAACAGTTAGGCGAGAACATCAATCAGAAAATATGAATAGTCAAgtttcagatattttaaataagacaaTCGACATATGACACTGCATTCAATTGTAAATAGCAATTTACTACGTTTCCAACATTTCcatgttattgtattatatatacatcatcGTCGTgcaaaaggttttattttttagttattaagaataaaagtaaaaatgtcaaataaaaggTCGAAAAGATGAATATTTGGTCTGTTAgtagttatttattgtttcacgTAACTTTCTCTACACATATTAAGTagaattgttgaatttaaatttgtatgttAGCTTAAAATCATTGGCCAAAACGGTATACCTGATAATGCATCAAAGGGAACACACTTTGCAACGTTGATATAAATTGGATTCCAAGATTTGCATCTCTTTCCTGTCATCTCGTTTTGATACAACCTACCTGCCATGAATTAGCCACGTATTAAGCAAGCGTTGTTAATTACATTGCCATGGTTTTAGTACAGATTAGGGCCGGTAATCATAACacatcttaaagtgacactcgtattcaaaatcaatacatacaatgtACGAGTATATCAAACATCAaatttgattgataaaccttgaactactAACTAAATCATGAATTTACGGagaatattaataactgataacaagattgtaactgtgtatttaatagcagaaaacgctaacatattaaatgattggtgaatgctaaaagatttactttcgtttactttagtctcataataGAAATAGCGTgatttatgctcatttctttcgaatttaactcggtatccttcatgagaaccattgttttcgacatttattcatccttttatgaacattaaaacaatataattaattggGTTCAATTTTATCTGGAgtgcatttttaataaatcattttacttTACTATGACTATTAGCTTTTGAGGATATCGACTTAGAAATTTTGATCCTTTTATTCGTGAGGTACTCGATTGCATAATTTTAACACGAATCGAAGTACATTTTAGTTGTCTTTATTTGCATAGCATGGCGGACATGCAGGGAACGTGTTGTCCGCCGTCGTCATTGTCCGCGTTCTCTAATCTGTTATCCAATATTTATTGAACTTGGTTTCAATGCTAATTGACATACTATCTTGATTGATTACAATCAAATACAATATCGAATCATGACGAATGAACtcaaacatacatacagcaGTACCTATGGAATACAATGACTTTCCGAAAAGTGCGATGTGATAATAGTCCAGGATATGCTCTTCCAAGCCCATATCACATTCCGGTCCTTATCGCCAGTTAATAAAATCACAAGTGCCTCTTTTTTGTTCCAACTACCAGTACAATTACAACCAAATAGCACGTCATTTTGATTGACTGTTCGAACGTTTACATAGGCATGTAACGTTTTAACACCTCACTTTATGTAAACGTTGATGAGCCTATaattatactactactactactactacgactacgactactacttctactacaacgtcttctactactactactgctactactactactactgatactactactactgctactgctagtgctactgctactgctactactactactactactactactactactactactaccactacttctgctgctactactacttctgctgctgctactacaatatataatttgttgTCATAAGGAAAACAATTTACTCCACCGCAGGAGATTAGTATCGTCGTTAGCATTCAATTTACATATCAAGCGATATCTATAGAAAACATCAACGCAGATTTTGAAGataaacattttgaagttaaggaagattatatatatgaaaacgtGCGTAGTTTCAGGTCAACGgcaaatttattattatgtttgacaTATTTCCTTCCTTTTCTTTCATATACCTTAAACTCATCtttcaaactttgtttaaa
The Mya arenaria isolate MELC-2E11 chromosome 12, ASM2691426v1 DNA segment above includes these coding regions:
- the LOC128210443 gene encoding tyramine receptor Ser-2-like, which translates into the protein NGNTNADNGTGLHVVMESELLDQMNDEMKRAVTPVTIFIGIETFLGFFGNLFVLYVFIKRYHDCNFRYFVLCLAFLDFISTLTTMPGEIITQQFWYKYPFPVVCKVKSFFNVFTVTGEALCLCIIAVERHRKVCAPFRWQIRPRQALILCGVIYCVAFVVSLPAWFLWGSQQDVRLYNGRNVTVTVCGKDSNYENSRQPLVFGTSLSVLFGQCLIVMLVLYILVARRLILGRPSAQRRHISCAPTVSKLSMSQRKSNQNTEISDESGFTNSDVSTRKGKSTTESSKTESRSLDDESEAVDKDKVCVTDAETTCEDGALEVRHKQRIRRRRRDKANIVRRKTYIMFVLTIIFIVTTILYLTLLAFISEEILKSLNIYEKTVYLFFFRLVFINHAINPFVYGCLDPKFKQILGDIKNMF